The following DNA comes from Miscanthus floridulus cultivar M001 chromosome 5, ASM1932011v1, whole genome shotgun sequence.
ttcatttttatttggcaaatagtgtttaaatatggactaattaggctcaaaatgttcgtctcgcaattttccaccaaactgtgcaattagtttttcttttcgtctacatttaatgctctatgtataagccgcaaacattcgatgtgacagatactataacaactttttagaagttgggatggaactaaacaagggctacgGCTGCGAAAGCAACGGGTGCAGATCACGCTGCCCAATCCCCACGACGGCACAGCGTGCACCACAACGGCCACGGCCCTAGAAGAACCGCACCAAGCCGCAACCATTTGACATCACCAGTGAGGTCACACAGAGGGACAAAACAAAACAGATCCACAGAAAGAATACCGGGCTCTGCTCCTCCAGCAGTCCAAATCAGTACCGGGTGGCCAGGGGCCCCACCCCATTACCCCTTCTCTCACTTCAAGATTGCAAAACGCAACGTGTGATCTTGCACGTTTACACTTGACAATTCGAGCTATGGTGTCAGCATCGTGGgcctttttttattattatccaGAGCAGGACAATTGCCATCATGGATTATGGTTGACCACAGAATTTGACAATATTTTGAAAAGTAGCGCAAATTGCAAGGGTGAAATAATATCCAGAGGAAGACAGCGAATCAGTAGGTGAGCAACGGTCTAGAGAAAGTCCAACTGACTTGCGTAACCCACAAATAAATATGAAAGACTTATCCTGCAAAGACTGATCAAGCTGATCTCTCAAACGTATTCAAAATTAAAGGTTGGCCATCACAGGGGAAGAATTAACTTCTTAACAGGAATCCAAGGCACATATGCGTGCAAGACACAGCACCATAGTGACATAGGGAAAAGGCGAGAGAGATTCCAGTGGCACAGAAACGTGCACGTACCAAGCAGCAAACATTTACAAGAAAATCATTGTAGATTTGAAAGGGTTGCTGTTACCACATCAAAAGATACTTCTGGCACCTTTCCTGCTGCACCACACACTAGCATgcccatgcccccccccccccccccccccccccccccaaaaaaaaaaaaattcccgCCTCAGCTATCTGACAGTTTTTTACCGCCTACTATCCACCACAAGTCTCACATCCTTTTGATTAAAAAAAAGGTTACGCTCGACACAATCCAAACAGCAAATCAAGGCAGATTTTACTTATTAGTAACGATGGCATAGATGCTTCTCATAATCTCATGCATGGTTGTAAATATATTACAAAGTACTGTATCAGTTTATCCAGGCGTCCCATTGTTCGCTGGTGATGATACTGTATACAGGAGCTGTGACGACCCGGAAATAAATGGCCTTCGTACTTCAAGGGTATTGCATTGTATAATGATATAAATACAAGTAGGGTTCATTTAGCTCGCAACGGATTCCTGAACTTTTTCCGAAAGGTGATGAAAGCTAGGGAGCCAAGGAACGGCCATGATGTCACAAAAGCAATGTAGGCAAGCAACCACACTGACCTCCCTTGGTATCGAGTCAGTTGGTTTATAGATCTCTTGACAGGAGCAATGATCTCATGAAGCTTATTGCCGTAGATGTCATCACCTTGCTGTTTTGTTGGCCCTGCAGGGCTTTCGTTCCCCACTCCACTGGCCTTTTCATTGTGGTTCAACGCAGATACCACATTCTGTCGTCTACCGCCCACCTCGTTACTTAATTGTTCTTCATCAACTGCATGGTTCGAAGGTGAGCCATCACTGCCGGGGCCATCTTTTGTTACTGCAGCTACCATTCCATCTTCCATGAGATTAACATACGGACTCTTATCAATGGAGGATTCCAAAGAAGAGTGCAAAACATGATCATTTGCCTGTATTTAATCATGAAACGAAATATTTTAGTCAACATACAGAAAAGCTGAGCATTTAAGATGGCAAATTTCATTGATGAGTTAGTGCCCTGCACACCTTCTGCCTATGCATGTAGGAGCTGTTGTGAAGAGCAGAAAGGAACTCAGAAGTAGCTCCAACCCACCTACAAAATATATCAGATGACATCAAATTCAGATTATCCATTAACAGAAGATATATATTTTCCGTTAGTAATAATGGAAATGGGGTTTACCTccgattcaaaaaaaaaaaaaacagatataTATGCTGTAATGCCCAATGTTGACATCACATAACTTTCAGATTTATAGAAGACATACCATAGTCTTCGAGCAGTTAGTCCTTGAAAGAATGCAAGATGACCACCATTCGGAGTAGTTGCTAAAACAATGTTCTTATTGGCCCTAAATCAAATCAAGACGCTTCTGATTAATATATTCTTATGGACCATAAATCAAATAAAGATCCTAGTGGTTAAAGATTAATTCTTAAACAGAACTGTTCAGAATGAGGAGCATGATTTGACAAGAAAAATTCACCTGCATTCATCCCAAGGAATAGCCTCCCTTGTGCAAAGGGGATCATCCAAAGCATTGATACAAAGCAAGGGAACTGAGACATTTCCAACGTAACTAGCACTGCTGCACCGGCGATAGTAGGTATCCACTGTCTGTAAGGGGGAAAAAAAGATCACTGCACACGATCAGACATATTCAGATTTTTCAACATTATCAGCTGTTACAGCAGTACTTGAAATATTATCTGTTTATAATAGAGAAGTGAATGCCATATAGAAACCATATGATTGAGGGTACCTCATATCTTGCGATAACACAAGTAGCATGGTGGTCAAACTCCCGGATAGACCGTGACTACCAAATTagagagaaaagaaaaataaacagTGGGATATCATATGAACTCATGAAGAGCCCATCAATAGAAACATCAAATTTCTCTAATCTAGGAATTCAAAAGGCTACATAATTAGTCAAACAATTGGCAGCTTGAAGATTATCCTTTTCATAACACAAACTAGCAAACCACAAAAACTAATTACGAGGGCATGGAACTGGtctaccttttctttttctaaaaaaaagataAAGAGGTTGggatttattaaaaaaaaactgtAAATACTATATAAACATACACAGTTTGGTACCAACAAAGATTGCAGGAGAGAGAGTCAAACCTTTTTAATACCTTCCCAGTTTGCAAGTCGGGCCAAGATAGGTTGATGTCTGCAAAAGGCAAAGGTTAATGCTTCCTCAAGAGTGAATAGTGATCATGCTCTTATTATTGTGACAGTGCTAGGTGGGTGGATTGCATCCACCAAAGATTTTGTGCATTTAAGTGGAATCTCCATTCCTAGAAGGCAGAATGCAGTTATATTGTCATAATGCCTCCGATTGCTGTGCAAGAAATTTTACCATAGTGAAAGCAGCAGCAAGCAAAGGATAGAAAACAGTTAACACAAGTAATTCATGCAGCCAGGAATGGAGGACACACATATCTAGCGCCTCTCAGTTTCAGGAGAATACTCAGCTAAGTTGTGGTTTATGAGGGCCTATTCAGGGTGCTGTCCTGTTTAGGCAATGGGATCCAATAGGGAAATCACGGGCAACACACAAATGCCATTTCTTCATGTGGCTGGTTGCACATAACATGTGCTGGACTGCTGATCGACTTGCACGATGGGGTCTAATACACCATCCTCGATGCCCACACTGTGATCAGGCTGAAGAGTTTATCCATCATCTGCTCGTCACCAGTGTTTTTGCATGACAGTTCTGATTCAGCCTGCAGGCCCTTCCACCGCAGCCTGGGGAGACGCCCTTTGGTGACTGGTGTGTCTAGAGCTAATGATATGGTCGACGTCCAGGCATGGCAAGGCCTTAATTTCCTCGTTGTCTTAGGGGCATGGTCACTTTGGAATCATCGCAACTGATGTGTCTTTGATGGAGCTCCACCAAATGTAGCTGGAgcttttttgctcaccagcaagGAGATGTAGTTTTTGTATGGCTGGGACTCGTTGTATTTCCTACCTGGATGCTCTAGTGCCAGGAGGCGGTTAGGTGCTTAGGTCGAGCTCTCTTTTTTTTATAGTCAAGCGTGCCCATGTAACCTAAGAAACTTCGGGCGTGGGTGTCTGTGTGTCTGTAAGAGCTCCTACCATTTTATTCTTCTTTagttaatataatgatacacagctcGCATGCAGGTTAGTCTGTTTGAGGAAAAATTAAACTAAACAAGCAGAAAGCATTTAAGACCACTCTTAGATATGTTCAATTTCAAGCTCCAGACAGATATTAGAATCACTACATTTGAGTAGTCCAAGCATCCACAAATACTTTGATCATGGAAATATTATCGCATTCACTTGTACATCGCTCTATAAAACTACGGTCCAGTCACTTTTACATTGTTAACAACTAAAGTTTCCAGATTCCAGTGTACCTTTTAAGATGTGGTGATTCTGTAGAATAAAAGTAAAGAGTCTCGTATAAATGTGTAGAGTATACTCAGTTTAGTGAGGAAAGCTTACAATTTTGCATAGCCCTTCAGACCAATTGCAAGTCCTTTGTCGTAAATACGCTGCACAAGCTTGCGGGAAATAAATCTGTCACCTATCTACAAAATTGAAGTGAAATGAGAAAACATAGTGAGGATAAGGGCCAGTTTGGTGTTATGGCACTCTGCTGTTCAGACAACTGCATAAGCTTTGTTACAGAGAATTGTTGCCAGTAATAAGGACAAGGATACAATTGGTTAATATATCAAGAAACATTTTTATAGAACATGTATTAAGAACTACTAGAGCCAAAATACCTTTTCAAGTGTGACAACCTAAATTTCCAGTGAATCGAAACTTGGATGAACACTCAAGATGAATCCATGGGTAAGTACCACAATGAGTTGTAATACATTGACAAAAAAAGCATGCTTGGTTCCTTTGTCTAGCTTTCTTGAGCACGGCAACAAGAATTTCCTTGCTTTTTGAGGGAGAGCCAAATGGACCATTATTCTCTAGCAAGCAGACATGGACCACCAGCAAGGCTAGGAACAGTTGGAAAAAGAAACTGAACAAGATCTAAGCCATTTAAGCATTTCCACATTTGGAGCAGTGCAAAAGTGAACTGAAGTTCTTAAGACACAACTTAATAAAAGATTCTACATTATAAGCATTCAAGTTTTCCGAGTGAATAACGATCGAGCAACTAACCAACAGATCCCATGGAGAACAAATAGATACTGCACCAGCTACAGGAGTATTCTCTCCTTCTCCAAGATACTTGACCTGTACAAAGATGTGGAATAAATATGTATTGTTTGTATCATGTTCTGAAATCAACTTATGCACTGTCAAAATTCTTATTGGTTGGGGGAGGAATTGGAATAATGATCAAGTCTGACCATGACTATCAGATGACTGACCACCAATAGTGAATGCGAATGGAGTACCAGGTACAGATCAAAACCCAGCCAAAATTACTCAACGACAAGGCTAAAACAGTGGAGTGAGCTCAAAGAAAGTAAAGAGGAAGACTAAGCAGGTTGATGAATAGGGCTGGGCTTGGTTTCATGAACCTTCACCTAATTTCAGTAAAACCCACTGCTTTACTAAAGTGTGGTTGAATTGCAGAAACAGTGGATAAGTCCAGAACAATTCTAACTGATTTGGTACTTCTTAAAAAATCTTCACATAATTTAATATATGCAAAGGAAGACTTTGAAGAATGGACTGTGTCACCTAGTTTCTTGTAAAAATAATTAAGTTCATTCTGACCTTGGCCTAGTTAGAAAACAAATCACAATTGAAAACCCGAGTCGAACTTAAACTTAAGCTTGTACATGCATGACTCTTTTTATACTACCATCCATAAAAAAAAGTAACCTTGTGCAAATTTTAGCTAACAGTACAAATAACCTGCAACTAACACTTTTCCACATTAGGTAGCAGGAAATGGCAGCCGTCagaatatgaaataatgaaacaTGCACATTGGAAAAAAAATTAAGATTATGCCAAGGAGAAACATGCATACCACAATATTGGCACCTATGCTTGTACCAATGCAAAACAGTGGGGTTTTCGGATATCTGTCATGCAGGTATTTAATGACCTCTCGGACATCTTCTGTCCAACCACCATTATAGAAGCAATCTGACTGCCAAAGGAAATAAAAATTACAAACTCAGTGGCGATGGATACTGAAAAAATCGTTTGGTGTCTCAGAAACATGATGCAGTGTAAACAGACAACTTATAACTTGACGTGGATTTTATCATT
Coding sequences within:
- the LOC136453646 gene encoding embryogenesis-associated protein EMB8-like isoform X1, which produces MSEAVAGGESAVELLLRAAAMVPAERYALAAIIVVSVFLYCFLELHVIGDILRGFRGGRVELTFHPTSEIYHCVASKCRSLHGRYLATPWLASPHLQTLFLGIYGMPPSFTYKRQLYTVRDGGTIALDWLLASDLEVADGFISKDASTPLVVVVPGLTSDSAAAYAKHLVYSMASKGWNVVVCNHRGLGGVSITSDCFYNGGWTEDVREVIKYLHDRYPKTPLFCIGTSIGANIVVKYLGEGENTPVAGAVSICSPWDLLIGDRFISRKLVQRIYDKGLAIGLKGYAKLHQPILARLANWEGIKKSRSIREFDHHATCVIARYETVDTYYRRCSSASYVGNVSVPLLCINALDDPLCTREAIPWDECRANKNIVLATTPNGGHLAFFQGLTARRLWWVGATSEFLSALHNSSYMHRQKANDHVLHSSLESSIDKSPYVNLMEDGMVAAVTKDGPGSDGSPSNHAVDEEQLSNEVGGRRQNVVSALNHNEKASGVGNESPAGPTKQQGDDIYGNKLHEIIAPVKRSINQLTRYQGRSVWLLAYIAFVTSWPFLGSLAFITFRKKFRNPLRAK
- the LOC136453646 gene encoding embryogenesis-associated protein EMB8-like isoform X2, which encodes MSEAVAGGESAVELLLRAAAMVPAERYALAAIIVVSVFLYCFLELHVIGDILRGFRGGRVELTFHPTSEIYHCVASKCRSLHGRYLATPWLASPHLQTLFLGIYGMPPSFTYKRQLYTVRDGGTIALDWLLASDLEVADGFISKDASTPLVVVVPGLTSDSAAAYAKHLVYSMASKGWNVVVCNHRGLGGVSITSDCFYNGGWTEDVREVIKYLHDRYPKTPLFCIGTSIGANIVVKYLGEGENTPVAGAVSICSPWDLLIGDRFISRKLVQRIYDKGLAIGLKGYAKLHQPILARLANWEGIKKTVDTYYRRCSSASYVGNVSVPLLCINALDDPLCTREAIPWDECRANKNIVLATTPNGGHLAFFQGLTARRLWWVGATSEFLSALHNSSYMHRQKANDHVLHSSLESSIDKSPYVNLMEDGMVAAVTKDGPGSDGSPSNHAVDEEQLSNEVGGRRQNVVSALNHNEKASGVGNESPAGPTKQQGDDIYGNKLHEIIAPVKRSINQLTRYQGRSVWLLAYIAFVTSWPFLGSLAFITFRKKFRNPLRAK